A single window of Lacerta agilis isolate rLacAgi1 chromosome 12, rLacAgi1.pri, whole genome shotgun sequence DNA harbors:
- the LOC117055769 gene encoding 7-alpha-hydroxycholest-4-en-3-one 12-alpha-hydroxylase-like, translating to MDSWETALYVFLTSFLATVFGGLYAVGAFRKRKPKEPPLDKGFIPWLGHGLHFKKKPAEFLECMQKKHGDIFTVLVGGNYLHFVLDPCTYRDIIKKSKDKLDFDTFGLKIVFNAFRFQASQLHHKIVQQNSKKYLRGKSLVALNQVMMEKLKTVMLHSWDSGENKRHWQQDGVLHFSYNTIFQAAFLALFGTEPDKDVESEGSAKENKLTQCGDFFGNFQKFDHLFPQMVFGILDPQGKMETERLRKFLWDILSVEKIYQKDNISNWIVEQDQQMAEIGVTEKMRTQFMFLLLWASQANTGPAAFWVLVHLLKYPEAKKAVWEEVDRVLRETGQEVNPGSPIFNVSLETIKTPLLDSTIEEILRLKANPFLFRSVMQDTDLKMSDGREYILRKGDHLLLFPFLGLHMDPEIHPDPHTFKYDRFLNPDGTKREFYKNGKKLKQYTMPFGGGPSICPGRFFAVSELKMFVILMLTCFDMELVNAEEEIPPVDGSRCGFGIVHPSQDIQFRYRLRF from the coding sequence ATGGATTCCTGGGAGACTGCGCTTTATGTTTTCTTAACATCCTTCCTAGCAACTGTATTTGGTGGGCTGTATGCAGTAGGAGCATTTCGCAAAAGGAAACCCAAGGAACCTCCTCTGGACAAAGGCTTCATTCCATGGCTAGGACATGGGTTGCATTTCAAGAAGAAACCTGCAGAGTTTTTGGAATGCATGCAGAAGAAACATGGGGACATTTTCACGGTGCTGGTTGGCGGCAATTACTTACATTTTGTGCTGGACCCTTGCACTTACCGGGATATAATAAAGAAGTCAAAAGACAAGCTGGATTTTGATACGTTTGGATTGAAAATAGTTTTTAACGCTTTTAGGTTCCAAGCATCCCAATTGCATCATAAAATTGTGCAACAAAACAGCAAGAAGTATCTGAGAGGCAAGAGTCTAGTTGCCCTGAACCAGGTGATGATGGAGAAGCTGAAGACTGTGATGCTTCATAGCTGGGATTCAGGTGAGAATAAGAGACACTGGCAGCAGGATGGGGTCCTGCACTTTAGCTACAATACAATTTTCCAGGCTGCCTTTCTGGCTTTGTTTGGAACTGAGCCAGACAAAGATGTGGAGAGCGAAGGAAGCGCTAAGGAGAATAAACTAACACAATGTGGAGATTTCTTTGGGAATTTTCAGAAATTTGATCACTTATTTCCCCAAATGGTTTTTGGTATTCTGGACCCTCAGGGCAAAATGGAGACAGAAAGATTGAGGAAATTCTTATGGGACATACTGTCGGTTGAGAAGATCTATCAGAAGGATAACATCAGCAATTGGATAGTTGAACAAGATCAACAAATGGCTGAGATTGGGGTGACTGAAAAGATGAGGACACAATTCATGTTTCTTCTCCTCTGGGCATCTCAAGCTAACACTGGTCCAGCTGCCTTTTGGGTTCTTGTGCATCTCCTGAAGTATCCAGAAGCAAAGAAGGCAGTGTGGGAAGAAGTGGACCGAGTACTGAGAGAGACTGGTCAGGAAGTGAATCCAGGAAGTCCCATCTTCAATGTGTCCCTGGAAACAATAAAGACGCCTCTTCTGGACAGTACAATAGAAGAAATTCTGCGCTTGAAAGCGAATCCGTTCCTGTTCAGAAGTGTGATGCAGGATACAGATCTTAAAATGTCTGATGGGAGAGAATATATTCTTCGTAAAGGAGACCATCTacttcttttccctttccttggaCTGCATATGGACCCAGAAATCCACCCTGATCCCCACACATTCAAATATGACAGGTTCTTGAACCCAGATGGCACCAAAAGAGAGTTCTATAAGAATGGGAAAAAGCTCAAACAATACACTATGCCTTTTGGTGGAGGGCCGTCTATTTGCCCTGGGCGATTCTTTGCTGTCAGTGAATTGAAGATGTTTGTGATCCTGATGCTCACCTGCTTTGACATGGAACTGGTTAATGCAGAAGAGGAAATCCCACCAGTCGATGGAAGCCGCTGTGGGTTTGGAATTGTGCATCCTTCTCAAGATATTCAGTTTAGGTATCGATTGCGCTTCTAA